From Rubinisphaera margarita, a single genomic window includes:
- a CDS encoding sugar phosphate isomerase/epimerase family protein → MKESISRRHFLAGVGTLAAGSLLTGPAFAIDPFDRAQPGPLKLSLAAYSFRKELTGSKGEQAEMTLFDFVDYCREQQVPGAELTSYYFPEDFDDEYVLKLKQHCQVAGVSVSGGAIRNDFCVDPDKLQAELDHVEKWIKVYAQLGAPAIRVFAGKVAKGSTPEEAIERCASACQTACEIAAKHGVFLALENHGGITAEPEDMLKIVKAVDSPWFGVNFDSGNFRNFEDVYAELARIAPYAVNAQVKVEIVQNDKKVPADIGRIVDVLKNANYGGWVALEYEAAEPPREAIPEWLDQLKGLL, encoded by the coding sequence ATGAAAGAGTCCATCTCCCGACGTCATTTCCTGGCTGGAGTCGGCACCCTGGCCGCCGGCTCGCTGTTGACTGGTCCCGCGTTCGCGATTGATCCTTTCGATCGTGCGCAGCCGGGACCACTCAAGTTGAGTCTGGCCGCATACTCCTTCCGCAAGGAACTGACCGGCTCCAAAGGTGAGCAGGCGGAAATGACGCTGTTCGATTTCGTCGACTATTGTCGCGAACAACAGGTGCCGGGCGCGGAATTGACTTCGTACTACTTCCCGGAAGACTTCGACGACGAGTACGTCCTCAAGCTGAAGCAGCATTGCCAGGTCGCCGGAGTGAGTGTTTCCGGGGGAGCGATCCGCAACGACTTCTGTGTCGATCCCGACAAGCTGCAGGCCGAGTTGGATCACGTCGAAAAATGGATCAAGGTTTACGCTCAGCTCGGCGCTCCGGCCATTCGCGTGTTCGCCGGCAAAGTGGCCAAAGGGTCCACTCCGGAAGAGGCGATTGAGCGTTGTGCATCTGCCTGTCAGACCGCCTGTGAAATCGCCGCGAAGCACGGCGTCTTCCTGGCTTTGGAGAACCACGGCGGCATCACCGCTGAGCCGGAAGACATGCTGAAGATCGTGAAGGCGGTTGATTCCCCCTGGTTCGGCGTGAACTTCGACTCCGGCAACTTCCGCAACTTCGAAGATGTCTATGCCGAACTGGCCAGGATCGCTCCGTACGCGGTCAACGCTCAGGTGAAGGTCGAGATCGTACAGAACGACAAGAAAGTGCCCGCCGATATCGGACGCATTGTCGACGTTCTCAAGAACGCCAACTACGGCGGCTGGGTCGCCCTCGAATACGAAGCCGCCGAACCACCCCGCGAAGCGATTCCGGAGTGGCTGGATCAGCTGAAGGGGCTGCTGTAA
- the zwf gene encoding glucose-6-phosphate dehydrogenase, whose amino-acid sequence MYSTASTPPDELAHPSTILIFGASGDLTARKLIPALYTLWKTGYLPDKTQIVGVARREKSDESFRNELFEAVRTSSRTGEVTQADWNTFAQRVHYREVDLQKPKQFDDLKVSLEQLEEQHGLGGQRVVYLATAPSLFLPSIEALDRAGMIPEPYAENWLRVVVEKPFGHDLESAQELSSALGKLLAEKQIYRIDHYLGKETVQNILLFRFGNSIFEPLLNRNHVDHVQITVAESQGMERGRGGYYDQSGALRDVLQNHVLQLLCLIAMEPPSLFRGENIRDEKLKVLQALRPGDPKNIDNWAIPGQYTANEVNGNVLKGYRQEDRIPEVSRRETFVAMEAFIDNWRWEGVPFYMRTGKRMPARGTEIAVKFKLPPLNLFSTVECDGDMCALVEAQQNTLVFRIQPYEGIMLQCSTKRPGMQYQIHPMTMNFAYQDAFEIDLPEAYERLLLDVMRGDSTLFTRSDELEAAWQFVTPVLDHWENRHKDPEFYPAGTWGPDAADRLMTSEGREWRTPSFKKQPH is encoded by the coding sequence ATGTACTCCACCGCTTCGACTCCGCCGGACGAACTGGCCCATCCGTCGACGATTCTCATCTTCGGAGCCTCCGGCGACCTGACGGCCCGCAAGCTCATCCCGGCTCTCTACACGTTGTGGAAGACCGGCTATCTTCCCGACAAGACTCAGATTGTCGGTGTTGCCCGTCGCGAAAAGTCGGACGAATCGTTCCGCAATGAACTCTTCGAAGCCGTGCGAACCTCGTCGCGAACCGGCGAAGTGACGCAGGCGGACTGGAACACATTCGCCCAGCGGGTCCACTACCGTGAAGTCGACCTGCAGAAACCGAAGCAGTTTGATGACCTGAAAGTCTCGCTCGAGCAACTCGAAGAACAGCACGGCCTCGGCGGGCAGCGGGTCGTCTATCTCGCGACGGCTCCGAGCCTGTTTCTCCCATCGATCGAAGCACTCGACCGAGCCGGGATGATTCCGGAACCGTACGCCGAGAACTGGCTGCGTGTCGTGGTCGAGAAGCCGTTCGGGCACGATCTCGAATCGGCGCAGGAGTTGAGCTCCGCGCTCGGCAAGCTGCTGGCCGAAAAGCAGATCTATCGCATCGACCATTACCTGGGGAAGGAAACGGTTCAGAACATCTTGCTGTTCCGCTTCGGCAACTCGATCTTCGAGCCGCTGCTAAATCGCAATCATGTCGATCATGTGCAGATCACCGTGGCCGAGTCTCAGGGCATGGAACGCGGTCGCGGCGGCTACTACGACCAGTCGGGTGCTCTCCGCGATGTGCTGCAGAATCACGTGCTGCAGTTGCTCTGTCTGATTGCCATGGAGCCGCCCTCGCTGTTTCGCGGCGAGAACATTCGTGACGAGAAGCTGAAGGTCCTGCAGGCACTGCGTCCGGGGGATCCGAAGAACATCGACAACTGGGCGATTCCGGGACAGTACACCGCCAACGAGGTCAACGGGAATGTCCTCAAGGGATATCGACAGGAAGATCGAATTCCTGAAGTCTCCCGTCGGGAAACGTTCGTGGCGATGGAAGCCTTCATTGATAACTGGCGTTGGGAAGGCGTTCCGTTCTACATGCGGACCGGTAAGCGAATGCCGGCTCGGGGGACCGAGATCGCGGTGAAGTTCAAGCTGCCGCCGCTGAATCTGTTTTCGACCGTTGAGTGCGATGGCGATATGTGTGCTCTGGTCGAAGCTCAGCAGAATACCCTGGTCTTCCGCATCCAGCCGTATGAAGGCATTATGCTCCAGTGTTCGACCAAGCGGCCGGGCATGCAGTATCAGATTCATCCGATGACGATGAACTTCGCTTATCAGGATGCGTTCGAGATTGATTTGCCGGAGGCGTACGAACGCCTGCTGCTCGACGTGATGCGGGGTGATTCGACCCTGTTTACCCGCAGCGATGAACTCGAAGCCGCCTGGCAGTTTGTCACGCCGGTGCTGGATCACTGGGAAAATCGGCACAAGGATCCCGAGTTCTATCCCGCCGGAACCTGGGGACCGGATGCCGCTGATCGCCTGATGACGAGCGAAGGTCGAGAATGGCGGACGCCGAGTTTCAAGAAGCAGCCGCATTAA
- a CDS encoding FtsW/RodA/SpoVE family cell cycle protein, which yields MAVLQTFDIRWSRFPLMLLITQAALLVIGLLAIQRGDELVGDSGLVSRHLIWVMLSVPALILGGVLPIRFWREHSYLFFGISLALLVVPYFMPARGGSHRWIPLGPINFQPSEVAKLTYMMALAHYLMYRDNYRKLWGLVVPFIITLIPMGLILKEPDLGTSLLFLPVLFSMLFAAGARLSHLLMIIVLGVALMPVGWTAMSAEQKSRVTTLFSQQDGGVAPRGDGYHLHQSKQMLALGGVWGSHVSGPATDDSYLYHLPASRTDFIFCLVGERWGLWGCFGVIGLYLLMFAQGLKISTQTEEPFSRLLAVGIVTILCTQLIINTGMTVGLTPITGLTLPLLSYGGSSMLMTSFSLGLLLNIAIRPGFEVSGQTFRY from the coding sequence ATGGCTGTGCTGCAGACGTTTGATATTCGCTGGTCGCGGTTTCCGCTGATGCTGCTGATCACGCAGGCGGCTCTGCTGGTGATCGGTCTGCTGGCGATTCAGAGAGGCGATGAACTGGTCGGCGACAGTGGACTGGTGAGCCGCCATCTGATCTGGGTGATGCTGTCCGTGCCCGCCCTCATTCTCGGAGGCGTGCTGCCGATTCGCTTCTGGCGGGAGCATTCGTATCTGTTCTTCGGGATCTCGCTGGCGCTGCTCGTCGTGCCGTATTTCATGCCGGCTCGCGGGGGATCGCATCGCTGGATTCCGCTCGGACCGATCAACTTCCAGCCTTCTGAAGTCGCCAAACTGACGTACATGATGGCGCTCGCGCATTACCTGATGTACCGCGATAACTATCGGAAGCTGTGGGGCCTGGTGGTGCCGTTCATTATCACCCTCATTCCGATGGGGCTGATTCTGAAGGAGCCGGACCTGGGCACCTCGTTGCTGTTTCTGCCCGTGCTGTTCAGCATGCTGTTCGCGGCTGGGGCGCGGTTGAGTCATCTGCTGATGATCATCGTTCTCGGGGTTGCACTGATGCCGGTCGGCTGGACGGCGATGTCGGCCGAACAGAAGTCGCGTGTGACGACTCTCTTCTCTCAGCAGGATGGCGGGGTTGCTCCGCGGGGCGACGGGTATCATCTGCATCAGTCGAAACAGATGCTGGCATTGGGCGGCGTGTGGGGAAGTCACGTCTCGGGGCCGGCGACCGACGACAGCTATCTGTACCATCTGCCGGCGTCCCGCACCGACTTCATCTTCTGCCTTGTCGGCGAACGCTGGGGGCTCTGGGGATGCTTCGGCGTCATCGGGCTGTATCTGCTGATGTTCGCGCAGGGGCTGAAGATCTCGACACAAACCGAAGAGCCGTTCAGCCGCCTGCTGGCGGTCGGCATCGTGACGATTCTGTGTACGCAGCTGATCATCAACACCGGTATGACGGTCGGCCTGACGCCGATCACCGGACTGACGTTGCCGCTGCTCAGTTACGGCGGTTCAAGCATGTTGATGACCTCATTCAGTCTGGGGCTGCTGCTGAACATCGCGATTCGCCCCGGATTCGAAGTCTCGGGCCAGACCTTCCGCTATTAG
- a CDS encoding DUF5071 domain-containing protein yields MEFFNARGVAQIQIYTKNGSFSFHNDVNASTRKSPATISMTIALPQSKHDVETAQALTLQPPSQLEPHITTLLTWLQDFNWPVARIVRDALLQCGTSIVPGVQSVLCGDDSIHKYWILTKLLPLTDSSSREACMPQVLGLIDDPSPHDVEEDVHSAAKDLVVLHNYSRQQSATVRYDAKW; encoded by the coding sequence TTGGAATTCTTCAACGCCCGCGGCGTGGCACAGATCCAAATCTACACTAAAAATGGATCGTTCTCGTTCCACAACGACGTCAACGCATCAACCAGGAAATCACCGGCGACCATTTCGATGACGATTGCATTACCACAATCCAAGCACGATGTGGAAACGGCGCAGGCGCTCACGCTTCAACCTCCTTCTCAGCTTGAGCCCCACATCACTACTCTGCTCACATGGCTGCAGGATTTTAACTGGCCGGTCGCCCGCATCGTTCGAGACGCCCTGCTGCAGTGTGGAACATCGATTGTCCCTGGGGTTCAGTCGGTCCTCTGTGGAGACGATTCGATCCACAAATACTGGATACTGACCAAATTGCTCCCGCTTACGGATTCTTCTTCTCGGGAGGCATGCATGCCGCAGGTACTCGGTTTGATCGACGATCCTTCACCACACGACGTTGAGGAGGACGTGCACTCCGCTGCAAAGGACTTGGTGGTACTTCACAACTACAGCAGGCAACAAAGTGCGACTGTCCGTTATGATGCTAAGTGGTAA
- the lpxA gene encoding acyl-ACP--UDP-N-acetylglucosamine O-acyltransferase, which produces MSIHPTAIIDPRAQIASSVRIGPYVVIEGPVTIGADTEVGPFTTILGHTTIGENCRIHSRVSLGDIPQDRAFHNEPTSCIIGNNVIIREGVTVHRGTGEGSATLVADNCFLMTNAHIGHNCELEKGVTMISGSLLGGYVHVGERAIISGNAAVHQFCRIGTMAMIGGLSKIVQDIPPYMMTDHAGEVVAINLVGLKRAGLNADERKDLKAAFRILYRDGYTHRHAMEILKERNFCSAVDPLLDFLNETSARGLTKGAA; this is translated from the coding sequence GTGTCCATTCATCCTACCGCGATCATCGATCCCCGCGCACAGATTGCTTCTTCTGTCCGAATCGGTCCGTATGTGGTTATCGAAGGCCCCGTGACGATCGGAGCCGACACAGAAGTTGGACCGTTCACCACGATTCTGGGACACACCACGATCGGCGAGAACTGCCGCATCCACTCCCGCGTCTCTCTGGGCGACATCCCTCAGGATCGCGCCTTCCATAACGAGCCGACTTCCTGCATCATCGGGAACAATGTCATCATCCGCGAAGGCGTGACCGTTCACCGTGGCACCGGCGAGGGCTCCGCCACACTGGTGGCCGATAACTGCTTCCTGATGACCAACGCCCACATCGGTCACAACTGTGAGCTGGAAAAGGGCGTCACCATGATCAGCGGTTCGCTGCTCGGCGGCTACGTGCACGTGGGCGAGCGGGCCATCATTTCCGGCAATGCAGCCGTGCATCAGTTCTGCCGCATCGGCACCATGGCCATGATCGGCGGTCTTTCGAAGATCGTCCAGGACATCCCGCCATACATGATGACCGATCACGCTGGCGAAGTCGTCGCCATCAACCTGGTCGGGCTGAAGCGAGCCGGCCTCAACGCCGATGAACGCAAGGACCTGAAAGCTGCCTTCCGCATCCTCTACCGCGATGGCTACACACACCGCCACGCGATGGAAATCCTCAAAGAACGCAACTTCTGCTCCGCCGTCGACCCTCTGCTCGACTTCCTCAACGAAACCAGCGCCCGCGGCCTGACCAAGGGAGCCGCCTGA
- the rfbC gene encoding dTDP-4-dehydrorhamnose 3,5-epimerase, producing MKIVPTPLEGCVVVEPDVFGDSRGFFMETYRKPRYAEVGLDLEFVQDNYSRSRQGTLRGLHYQLSQPQGKLVQVVQGSVYDVAVDLRKWSPTFGQWFAAELTEDNHRQLYMPPGFAHGFYVQSETADFFYKCTEIYNPVDERVLLWDDSDLKIDWPLQRAPILSEKDRGGTSFSQADIYESPF from the coding sequence ATGAAAATTGTCCCCACGCCACTGGAAGGTTGCGTCGTTGTGGAGCCGGATGTCTTCGGCGACTCCCGAGGCTTCTTTATGGAAACATACCGTAAGCCGCGTTATGCCGAAGTCGGTCTCGATCTGGAGTTCGTCCAGGACAACTATTCGCGGTCACGCCAGGGCACACTGCGGGGATTGCATTATCAGCTCTCACAGCCTCAGGGCAAGCTGGTGCAGGTCGTGCAGGGCAGTGTATACGACGTCGCCGTCGATCTTCGCAAATGGTCGCCGACGTTCGGCCAGTGGTTCGCCGCCGAGCTGACTGAAGACAATCACCGTCAGCTGTACATGCCGCCGGGGTTTGCGCATGGCTTTTATGTGCAGTCGGAAACGGCCGATTTCTTCTACAAATGCACGGAGATCTACAACCCGGTCGACGAACGGGTTCTGCTCTGGGACGACAGCGATCTGAAGATCGACTGGCCCCTTCAGAGGGCTCCGATTCTCTCGGAGAAGGATCGCGGCGGGACTTCGTTTTCGCAGGCCGACATCTACGAATCGCCGTTCTGA
- a CDS encoding DUF1559 domain-containing protein has protein sequence MKDYRSRPGFTLIELLVVIAIIAILVALLLPAVQQAREAARRSSCKNNLKQIGLALHNYHDTHNCLPIGAMNQNPNSLHVRAPNWAWNAHLAPAMELSASYDALRVGENPMAALSDSRKAILQTPVPAWRCPSDVGPDIQEDFVDRQAHDLTNTVDVPLVTMNYVAVNSAGNIRPNADNDNDGILREVNDDATGAFYRNSKIRFRDITDGLTNTLLVGERIYQKSDNSNNRPGAGTGWLSPGADGSHNSKMAGTLGSGFRKLNCPENAECRRAFLSNHQGGVQFVLGDGSVRFLSENIEHDTGGGTNENSLLEYLLSIQDGNVVGEF, from the coding sequence ATGAAGGACTATCGCTCACGTCCGGGGTTCACACTTATTGAACTCCTCGTCGTCATCGCAATCATCGCCATTCTGGTCGCACTGCTGCTTCCGGCCGTGCAACAGGCCCGCGAGGCGGCCCGTCGGTCATCCTGCAAGAACAATCTGAAGCAGATCGGACTGGCGCTTCACAACTACCACGACACGCACAACTGCCTGCCCATTGGGGCGATGAACCAGAACCCCAACTCGCTGCACGTTCGTGCTCCCAACTGGGCCTGGAATGCGCATCTGGCTCCGGCCATGGAACTTTCGGCTTCCTACGATGCGCTGCGAGTCGGCGAAAATCCGATGGCCGCGTTGTCAGACTCTCGCAAAGCGATCCTGCAGACCCCCGTTCCGGCATGGCGCTGTCCCTCGGACGTGGGGCCGGACATTCAGGAAGACTTTGTCGATCGACAGGCTCACGATCTAACCAACACCGTGGATGTCCCGCTGGTGACGATGAACTACGTGGCCGTGAACAGCGCGGGCAACATTCGTCCCAACGCCGACAACGACAACGACGGCATTCTCCGCGAAGTGAACGATGACGCGACCGGCGCGTTCTACCGCAACAGCAAAATCCGCTTCCGCGACATTACCGACGGCCTGACAAATACGCTCCTCGTGGGAGAACGAATTTACCAGAAGTCAGACAATTCAAACAATCGCCCTGGCGCTGGGACCGGATGGTTGAGCCCGGGAGCGGACGGCAGTCACAATTCGAAGATGGCCGGCACACTGGGAAGCGGTTTTCGCAAATTAAACTGTCCGGAGAACGCCGAGTGCCGTCGTGCTTTCCTCAGTAACCACCAGGGAGGTGTGCAGTTCGTCCTGGGAGATGGCTCCGTCCGCTTCCTGAGCGAAAACATCGAGCACGACACCGGCGGTGGAACGAATGAAAACTCACTGCTCGAATACCTGCTCTCCATTCAGGATGGCAATGTGGTTGGCGAATTCTAG
- a CDS encoding SirB1 family protein yields MNLHEIRREFVEDREFLKLCDRHEEVDLSIAALELARDYFPDLEFDETLQWIDERADEIRQKTFSFQKPFSQIEYLAEVLGHQHGLRGDDRAFLHADGSFLNRVVETGRGIPISLSVLYMAVAHRSGIDLHGVAAPSHFLTRMETIEGPVFLDAFTPGRYMQYDECLDWVQAIADVSRRDAKSGMKAVSHRTIVTRMLNNLKVLYIEQEKWQHALRIQNRLLLLNPSQYASRRDRALISLKAGYPGEALAMLRRIVSTAPEHEQPTLRSQIALAFSEITRWN; encoded by the coding sequence ATGAACCTTCACGAAATACGTCGCGAATTTGTCGAGGATCGAGAGTTTCTGAAGCTCTGTGATCGGCATGAGGAAGTGGATCTGTCGATAGCGGCTCTTGAGCTTGCTCGCGATTACTTCCCGGATCTTGAGTTCGACGAGACTCTGCAGTGGATCGACGAGCGGGCCGACGAGATTCGTCAGAAGACGTTCTCCTTCCAGAAGCCGTTCTCGCAGATCGAATACCTCGCCGAAGTTCTCGGACATCAGCACGGCCTCCGGGGTGATGATCGGGCCTTCCTTCACGCCGATGGCTCGTTTCTCAATCGCGTGGTCGAAACCGGTCGGGGAATCCCGATCAGTCTTTCCGTCCTCTACATGGCGGTGGCACACCGATCCGGGATCGACCTTCACGGCGTCGCTGCTCCGTCCCATTTTCTCACGCGAATGGAAACCATCGAAGGGCCGGTCTTTCTCGATGCCTTCACGCCGGGCCGGTATATGCAGTACGACGAATGTCTCGACTGGGTCCAGGCAATTGCCGATGTGTCACGGCGGGATGCAAAGTCGGGCATGAAAGCGGTCAGTCATCGCACGATCGTGACCCGCATGCTCAACAATCTGAAGGTGCTTTACATCGAGCAGGAAAAGTGGCAGCACGCGTTGCGGATTCAGAACCGGCTGCTGCTGCTCAACCCGTCTCAATACGCCTCGCGGCGGGATCGGGCGTTGATTTCGCTGAAGGCCGGGTATCCCGGCGAAGCTCTGGCGATGCTGCGGCGGATTGTTTCGACCGCTCCCGAACACGAGCAGCCGACATTGCGAAGCCAGATCGCTCTGGCGTTCAGTGAAATCACCCGCTGGAATTGA
- a CDS encoding S1C family serine protease yields the protein MNVSLRILLAHLFRVNAILLLLVFCSPLLAEETGTASRSKQKYEGIPAQALKSIDPRIDPLPFDELPESLEDLQKLEEITLKLTSDYQAATVNIQVGGGQGSGVVVSPRGHILTAAHVVGEAGNSVIVVFNDGRRHRATVLGVNPSIDSAIVRLDGRGPYEFVPMATNEFTQTGRWVIAIGHPNGYESSRLPVVRLGRVITTTSKTVQTDCSLVGGDSGGPLFDLSGRVVGVHSRIGVSNSFNFHVPVEVYLRDWADLTSGEAELDDEDAPQPEPARKAYLGIRGRDAANAGLMISEVTPDGPAATAGLERGDIIVKCDDERVRNFAALVKFLKTKTPDDKITITVERNGREKAFKVTLGATEL from the coding sequence ATGAACGTTTCGCTCCGCATCTTGCTTGCTCACCTGTTTCGGGTCAATGCAATTCTCCTGCTCCTCGTCTTTTGTTCGCCATTGCTGGCCGAAGAGACCGGGACGGCGAGCCGGAGCAAACAGAAATACGAAGGCATTCCCGCTCAGGCCCTCAAATCGATCGATCCGAGAATCGATCCCCTCCCCTTCGATGAGCTCCCCGAATCGCTGGAAGACCTGCAGAAGCTCGAGGAGATTACTCTTAAGCTGACGTCGGACTATCAGGCCGCAACCGTGAACATTCAGGTCGGCGGCGGACAGGGCAGCGGCGTGGTCGTCAGTCCCCGCGGTCATATTCTCACGGCTGCTCATGTGGTGGGAGAAGCAGGCAACTCCGTGATCGTCGTCTTCAACGATGGTCGCCGTCATCGGGCGACCGTGCTGGGAGTCAATCCGTCCATCGATTCAGCCATCGTGAGGCTCGATGGTCGAGGTCCGTACGAATTCGTTCCGATGGCGACCAACGAGTTTACGCAAACCGGTCGCTGGGTGATCGCGATCGGGCATCCCAACGGCTACGAATCCTCGCGGCTGCCCGTCGTGCGACTCGGACGGGTCATTACCACAACCTCGAAAACGGTCCAGACCGATTGCTCGCTGGTCGGCGGCGATTCCGGAGGCCCGCTGTTCGATCTGAGCGGACGCGTGGTCGGAGTTCACAGCCGGATCGGCGTGAGCAACAGCTTTAACTTTCACGTGCCGGTCGAGGTTTACCTGCGTGACTGGGCCGACCTGACGTCCGGTGAAGCCGAGCTCGATGACGAGGATGCTCCGCAGCCGGAACCGGCTCGCAAAGCCTACCTCGGCATTCGCGGCCGAGACGCCGCCAATGCGGGACTCATGATCAGCGAAGTCACCCCCGACGGCCCCGCGGCTACGGCCGGCCTCGAACGTGGCGACATCATCGTCAAATGCGACGACGAACGCGTCCGTAACTTCGCCGCCCTCGTCAAGTTTCTGAAAACAAAGACTCCCGACGACAAGATCACCATTACCGTCGAACGGAACGGACGCGAGAAAGCGTTCAAAGTGACGCTGGGCGCGACGGAACTGTAG
- a CDS encoding Maf family protein gives MHDFSHCQIVLGSSSPQRKLLLESLFPEANVRIVPPDNPDELEFTGSKNLFAIMRQLSQIARTKSENVTSQLLDPTATYVLTADTVIFVPDDFDTYLVLGKPPEEDRDGVVRAWFLDHYLGKTHHAMTAICLRVPGGTVHEAFVKTAVSMEVASEEMVDWYLSTGEPAGKAGGYAIQGLGSIFVSSIQGSLSNVVGLPLRETRELFERVVQNGDS, from the coding sequence ATGCACGACTTTTCCCATTGCCAGATTGTCCTGGGGTCCAGCTCCCCGCAGCGAAAACTCCTGCTGGAAAGCCTTTTCCCGGAAGCGAATGTGCGGATCGTTCCGCCCGACAATCCCGACGAACTGGAGTTTACGGGCTCGAAGAATCTGTTCGCCATCATGCGTCAGCTCTCTCAGATCGCTCGGACCAAGAGCGAAAACGTGACATCGCAGTTACTGGATCCGACCGCAACATACGTGCTGACCGCTGACACGGTGATCTTTGTTCCCGATGACTTCGACACATATCTGGTGCTGGGCAAGCCGCCCGAAGAAGATCGCGACGGCGTCGTCCGTGCCTGGTTCCTCGACCACTACCTGGGGAAGACGCATCACGCCATGACCGCGATCTGTCTCCGTGTTCCCGGTGGCACAGTCCACGAGGCGTTTGTCAAAACCGCGGTCTCCATGGAGGTCGCTTCCGAGGAAATGGTCGACTGGTACCTCTCCACCGGAGAGCCGGCCGGCAAAGCGGGCGGCTACGCCATACAGGGACTTGGCAGCATCTTCGTTTCGAGTATCCAGGGAAGTCTGAGCAACGTCGTCGGGCTGCCGCTGCGAGAAACGCGCGAGTTGTTCGAGCGGGTCGTTCAGAACGGCGATTCGTAG
- a CDS encoding SDR family NAD(P)-dependent oxidoreductase, with protein MKIDLTGKTAIVTGSTEGIGKAIAKGLAECGARVVINGRKPDKVEATVQELAKEIDGGEFTGVAADLGTAAGCEELVRAVPEADIVVNNVGIFGPQDFFEVEDEVWQQFFDVNVMSGVRVSRAYLPGMKKRGWGRVIFISSESGLNIPKEMIHYGMTKTANISIARGLAKQMAGTGVTVNSVLPGPTLSDGLVEMIEDDAKKAGKSVDDYARDFVMEARPGSLIQRPATVEEVASMVVYVASPLASATTGAALRVDGGVVDTIA; from the coding sequence ATGAAGATTGATCTGACGGGAAAAACGGCCATCGTTACCGGATCGACTGAAGGGATTGGCAAGGCAATCGCGAAAGGCCTGGCAGAATGCGGAGCCCGGGTTGTGATCAACGGGCGAAAACCCGACAAAGTGGAAGCGACTGTTCAGGAACTGGCGAAGGAAATCGATGGAGGGGAGTTCACTGGTGTCGCCGCTGATCTCGGCACGGCTGCCGGTTGCGAGGAACTCGTTCGAGCCGTACCCGAGGCCGATATTGTCGTCAACAACGTCGGCATCTTCGGACCGCAGGATTTCTTCGAGGTTGAAGACGAAGTCTGGCAGCAGTTCTTTGATGTCAACGTCATGTCTGGAGTGCGTGTCTCCCGAGCCTATCTGCCCGGCATGAAGAAACGGGGCTGGGGCCGCGTGATTTTCATCTCCTCGGAATCGGGACTCAACATTCCCAAAGAGATGATCCATTACGGCATGACCAAAACCGCGAACATCTCGATTGCCCGCGGGCTGGCCAAGCAGATGGCCGGGACCGGCGTCACCGTCAATTCCGTGCTCCCCGGCCCCACGCTGTCCGATGGCTTGGTCGAAATGATTGAGGACGATGCAAAGAAAGCCGGCAAGTCGGTCGACGATTATGCCCGCGACTTCGTCATGGAAGCCCGTCCCGGCAGTCTCATCCAGCGACCGGCGACCGTGGAAGAAGTCGCCAGCATGGTCGTCTACGTCGCCTCGCCGCTCGCCTCCGCCACCACCGGAGCCGCCCTCCGCGTCGACGGCGGCGTCGTCGACACAATCGCCTGA